attatttaaattaaatcctattaaaaatttcatcaaGTATTACAATAACATACCCAAATCTAATGAAGACGATTGCATGGACCTAAGTACTCTTTGGGTGACTTTACCATAggttttttcaaagtagATTTTTCCTCTCTTGCCAGTATCAATATCAGCGTCTGCTGCCCGTGCAAACTCATCGGGGAACGGAGGAGGAATGTTAGTAGTCATCTCTCTTAAAGAATTGATGGTCTATTAATTTGTTAGTTACAGTTTGGCTGCTAAAATACTATTATCTTCGCATCACCTGAAGTGAAATCGAAGAAAACATGATCATTATAATCATACTCTAGGAAATCCAACTAATGGAGATGATTTTACTAATGCTTCTCTTAATTTTGGATAAATACTTGGTCCCACATGCTCCATTGCTTCCTTAGCTATCCCACTTATTTTATCCGGTCGGTTGCAAGCTGAATAAGCTACAACAGATACAATATACAAATGTGTAGGCTCTAATAAACCATTAAATCTTTGAAGCATAGTGTTATGGGTCATTTGTTAACTCTTGATTAATAATGTAACAACGACTGATAGTGTGTGTAACGTAATATGTTAGTACAGTCGGTAACTTAGTAGAAATACCAAATAGAAACGCTTTAAAGGAGCAGCAGATTATATATAAACCGAGAATGATTACTAATAGACTACACACTAAGCTAGTCTAGCAATATCTTTGTTGGGTACGAGCGTGAGTGTATTTGATGACTATTTCACTGCGtgaaaatttaagaaaaattgcttttgaaaaatattaataaattaactaTTCGGAACTAAAATGTACAATTAACGGTTTTAGATATTATAAAGTTTCGATATCAATAATTGGTCATAGGTACTAAAGCAACGATGAACTAACTTAACAATAATTTCAGTATCATGAATAGTTTTTCTTGGCTTTAGATCTTGTGATGCGTTCATTAAAGGGAAGCGAATTTTTGGTATATGGTTGCTTGGtgccattttttttagttacACTGTTTGGTAAAGCATGATTGCTTTGTCCTGTAACATCTTCTGAATGGAAGTTATGCATTCCGTTAGCACGTCCAGACATCTTAGGAATTTCAATTGTCGAAAACTGAGCAACCTGATTTTGGAACATAGAAATGGGAAATTTCcctattttttcattcaaatctAAACCCTCAATAAAATCATGTAAGGACTTAAGATTTCCCTGTGAAGGAATATCCAGTTGACTCATTTCAAGCTCGTTTAAACCGGGCCAGTTATCATACTCAAGTCCGTTAATACCGAGAGAGGGTACTTTGAGATTCCCTCTTTCATCAAGACTCAAACTTTCAAAGTATATTTTTGCCTTaataaatagttttttcACTTCTCCTTCTGTTTTTTGTGCAAACTGAACCATGGCAGTTAATTGTTCCATATCATCAATACACTGTATTACACCATCAACATCCCAAATAGGCTCAAGTTTCTTTTCTAGAGAGCTAATACTGCCGATCTGATAACTGAATACTTgtctttttaattcaacCCACCCAATCCATCCATTATCGAGCGGCATATTGAAAAGACCATCGACATCGAGATCTATAATTTTAACAAGGGTATCCTGTAATAACCGTTGAGCAGGAAAATAgtttaaattcaaaaatttttttcttaagtTTGATAATTGacattttaataattgcCGTTTAGCAGTAGATTCTACAAGAGTAAGCAATGATTGATATTGATCTTGTAGAGCCTTCGCTACTTCTAAAGACCTAACGCGATCTTTAGAAGCCCTCACCGGGAGATTTTCAAGACTATCCATAAGGAGTTGCGATTTAAGCAATGGCGCATCCTTTCGGGATCGGCGTTTCATGTGATAAAATTTGCAGATGTCAGTTACTATGGAGGGCAGATCTTGCCTTTTAACATTATAAGACAATAAAACTTTGGTAACTTTATCAACAATAAAAGCCGGTAATGGATGCGATTTCCATGGCCCTTCGGGCACAAAATCAGGCGCTTTAGTAGCTTGGAAGTTGAGTGGAACGTCTGTAGCCATGCGTTTGTAATATAATTCAGCTAACGGAAACAAGCGCTTCATCAATCCGTTTAAATAATCGGGTGGAGTATGTTTATCACAATAAGTTTCCATATCAACACTATCATAACTTGCAGAATGTGAgtatattttgtaaaaaaaacctGCACGTCGAGCACAAGTTATATGGTAAGCTGCATAACAATTTTTATCTGAGCATTGCACACAAGTACCCCATCGAAGTTTACAAATGCAACACACCAATTTCCAGCGAGACTTTGGGATTGAAGCAATGTTTCGAACCAAGTCTAATCTACTAGTGTCGTGAAAAGATATTTCAGGGATTGCTATGGCGCAAATTGTGTGGCACCAACGTCCATCCAAGGTTGTGCAAAACGCACCATCTCTGTCAGGACAAAAAGCACAGCATATAACTTCATGAGGGGCTAGTAAACATTTCTTACAAAACCATTGACCCTCTGGAACAAAAGGGATTCCATAACAATTCTGGTGAACAGAAGTGTTACAGTTATCGCAAAAAACTATAGCATTACTGTTTTCGCATTCTGCTTCATTACAAATAACACAACGACCATCTAGTTCATCCTCCACTCTGACGGGTTCAATCTTAGGCATCCAAGCCTCTAGATAAAGCCATTCGCGTTCAATAATGGTAAGAActatttctaaaaattctttagaaACATTTTCCCACTCTGAATTAGATGAAAGTTGAAACTCATTATAATATGTTAACCACATTGTGTCTAACTCATCCAAGTCGTAGGATACAGGAAAGGACGTTTTTGAGTAAGGATGTATAGCAACGAACTTGAAATATTCGTCTGGACTCCAATCTAATTGTTTCGCAGTTTTatatccaaattttttctcttgTGGATTAATATTTTCCGTTTGAACACCTACTGGCTTTACGTTTTCGATCTTGGCATTGAGCAAAGCTTTAAGCACATAAGAATTCTCGGATTTATAGGTTACTAAAGAATCACGAAGGCCTGCATATTGTGTATGGTCACCTTCTAATATTTCCAAAGGTTCGTCTATTTGTAGGTCTGGATGGAAAGATTTATAGGGAATCTCTTCTCTCGGCTGAAAAGCAAGTTCATCGGGTCTTAGAATATTTCGACCAGTAGAAGTAAGTCGGAAGGTTTGCATGAAAGCCTTTTACAAGATAGATTTACCATACTAtcttttttacatttctttCATGGTGTAACTATATTTACGAGAAAAAGGTGCAATTTTGCTTAAACTTCAATAGTGCATTCTGCCGCTGATGATTAAGCAGAATAAGCGGGGGTAACGTGAATGACcgaaataaaaagatgatTGTAAACAGTTGAACTctgaaatgaaaatagtTTGGACATAGGAAGGGGTAAATTTATTCTTCCCgttctttctctttttatatttattggtgttgttttcaaagaaaaccAGAGGAAATTGGAAAGCGTGATTTTGCATTTTACGGAAATGTAAGAGTTACAATTATATACAGTTGATGTGAAAGTACAAAGATTTTCGAGATGCTTGATAAAAAGCCCTTTCAAGAATCTTTGTGAATAGTTTATAAgctaatatttttgtacCCGCCATCAACGAATACTTCACTTAGTTTATTCTTCTAGAAGTCTAACATTTACACCAATCACAATTAAATTGCTTCATCAAAATGGGCCTCTAGAGTTTACCTAGCGTCGAAGAGATTGAGGACTTAGcgttttttaacaaaaaaatctttcGGAATACATAGGGTTATGACCTCTTTATTATAATACTTTGACAAACTATATTCGCTAAATCTTTCTTCCTTTATTCAAGCTTTGAGTAAAAGTAATGCGAGTTTCTGCTACTTTTCAAGGATAAcactttaaattttagatTGGCTCGGAAAATATTTCGCTCAAACCACACTTCTTTCACTGGTAAGGTCTCAACGTTTATATAAGTTTGTTGCCAATTGTAAATAAGAGTTTAGACAATGCTACAAGTATAAAACAATGCATAAGCCCTGATGAGGAACTCAAGCGAGTATCGACTCAACGGCAATAAAGATTATTTTAAGAACTAACTAGTTTTATCACCAAATACATCAAACAAAGAATGGACTTGGTGATTAGCGTAGAAACAGATCTACGGCTAAAATTCCAAAACTATAACGGTACTAATATTTCTTGGATGTACATTGTGTAACGATAGTAATTAGTAGCGGCAACAGAAAAATCTGACTACTATCCCATAAACGttcaaataaaagcaaaaatagaGCTTTCCTCTGTTCTAAACTGAACtggtattttttaaacaaacatGATAGATTAACGAGTATGTTAGCACTTCACACTAGGCGATCTATTCAAATTTAGTCATATTATCGTATTCGGTAAACCACTAATTTCTTTGCACAAAAAGTGATGCTTATTCAAGTCAAACCTAAGAAAGATATGAACAACTAactatatatatatgcaTGtgctaacatttttttttgcaaaatcaAGAATTAAGTACCTCTTGTTTAGTGGCTTATATAAAACTGCGAGGTAGCTCGCTATTCgtgtaataaaattttactacGACAAGGGGGAAGTTTTCAACTGCACAACATGGCACCTCCTCAAGGAAAGCCCGAAAATGTGCTAAGGGTATGTATTATGAgttttttacttacttTGACTAACATAAATTAGCTTGCCGATGAGCTGATAGCTCTAGATCAGCACAGCTCAGCACTGCAATCTCTTCATGAGACTAtagttttgaaaagatcAAGAAACGCGCAGGGGTTTTCTCTCGAGCCTATTATGATGCGTTTCATCGAACTTTGTGTTCATTTACgcaaaggaaaaattgcaaaggAAGGCTTGTACACCTACAAGAACGCAGTTCAAAACACCTCAGTTACCGCTATTGAGAATGTAGTCAAGCATTTTATTGAACTTGCTAATAAAAGAGTTCAAGAAGCTCAGGAGAAGGCAGACAAGATATCAGTTGAATATGTTGACGATCTTGAGGCTACTGAAACTCCCGAGAGCATCATGATGTCTTTGGTTTCGGGAGACCTTTCCAAGAGCCGCACAGACCGTGCTTTGGTCACTCCATGgttgaaatttttgtgGGATGCTTATCGTACAGTTCTTGATATTTTGCGTAATAATGCTCGTTTAGAAGTAATGTATCAGTTAATTGCTAACTCTGCATTCCAATTTTGCCTCAAGTATCAGCGTAAAACCGAATTTCGCCGTCTATGTGAACTCCTTCGGTCCCATCTTGGCAATGCttctaaattttcaaacGCTCCACACTCTATTAACTTGAATGATGCTGAAACTATGCAGCGTCATCTGGACATGCGTTTCTCTCAGCTAAACGTTGCTGTTGAGCTTGAACTCTGGCAGGAAGCTTTCCGATCCATTGAAGACATTCACAGCTTGCTTACGTTCTCTAAGAGGGCTCCTGCTGCAGTCATGCTTGGCAATTATTACCgtaaattgattaaaatctttttggTTTGTGATAATTATTTGCTTCATGCTGCAGCTTGGAATAGGTACTTCACATTTACAAATGTGCAAAAACCCGCTACTGCtaattttgtaattttaagCGCTCTCTCTATCCCTATTATTGATGCCAACAAATTATCGGGCCCTTCCATTGAGGCAGAAGATGCCAAGAGCAAGAATGCTCGTTTGGCTCTTTTGTTAAACTTATCGAAAACACCTACGCGTGAAACATTAATTAAGGATGCCATTTCTCGTGGCGTTCTTTCTTTCTGTGATCAGGCTATCCGTGATTTGTACCAGATTTTGGAAGTTGAGTTTCATCCATTGAGCATTTGCAAAAAACTTCAGCCTATCATCAAAAGATTGGCAGAAAGTAATGATACTGCTCAATACATTCGTCCTTTACAACAGGTTATTCTTACTCGTCTTTTCCAACAACTGTCTCAAGTTTATGATTCCATTTCATTGAAATATGTTATGGACCTTGCTACATTCGAGGAGCCTTACGATTTTAACCCTGGTCAAATTGAGAAATTCATTATGAATGGTAACAAGAAAGGTGCATTTTCTATTCGTTTGAACCATATTGAAAATTCCATTAGCTTTTCTTCTGACTTGTTTTCTAATCCCATTAAGTCTTCGGATTCTGTTTCTCTTCAATCTACTCCATCTGAATTAATTACATCTCAACTTACGCGGATTGCCAAATCCCTTTCTAGTGTTTTGATGCGTTTTGATACCGATTTCTGCCTTTTACGCAAGCAACAAGCCGAGGCTGCCTACGAAAGGGCTCAGGCTGGTGTTGAACAGGAGCGTAAAGCGGTCATTGCTCAGCGTAGTCTTCTCGAATTACGTCGTGGACAGGCTGATACACTTGCTACTCAACGTGAAGCTGAGCTTGCTGCTCAACGCGCTCTCaaacaaaagcaagaaTCTGAAGCCGAGTCTCTCCGCGttcaagaagaaattaataaacGTAATGCTGAAAGGATTCGTCGTGAGAAGGAAGCTATTCGCATTAACGAAGCTAAAAAGTTGGCCGAGGAGCTCAAAGCTAAGGGTGGATTGGAAGTCAATGCCGAAGACTTGGAGCATTTGGATGCTGATAAATTGAGAGCTATGCAAATCGAACAAGtcgaaaagcaaaataagAGTATGAACGAACGTTTGCGTGTTATTGGAAAGCGTATCGACCATTTGGAACGTGCTTATCGTCGTGAAGCTATCCCATTGTGGGAAGAAGACGCAAAACAACAAGCCGAACATGACCGCGAAATCTTTTACGAGAGGGAGAAACAACGCAAGGAAGTACAAGAGCGTAAGCATGAACAAGCCATTAAAGACAAAAAGGCTTTTGCTCAATTTGCTTCCTATATTCATGCCTATAAGCAAAATATTGACGATGAACGTGATAAAGCATATCAGGAGGCATACGCCAAAGCTAAAAATGTCATTGATGCAGAGCGCGAAAGGCAAcgtaaagaaattttcgaACAAAAATTGGCTGAGGCTATTCGCGAAGCTGAAGAGGAGGCTGCTCGTGCTGCTGAGGAAGAGGCAAACCGTGAGCTTCATGAGCAAGAAGAAGCTCAAAAACGTGCTATCGAGGAAAGAACTCGTGCAGCTAGAGAAGCTAAAGAACGCGAACAGCGCGAAATGGCTGAGAAATTGGAACGCCAAAGACGTATTCAGCAAGAGCgtgatgaagaaatatctCGTAAGCTTGCCGAGAAAGCAGCTGCTAGAAGAGCAAATATTGGCGCATCTTCACCTAGTCCTGGTGCTTGGAGGCGCGGCGGTGCTAGTGCTGGCGGTGTTTCACGAGACTCTCCAAGGTATTCTCGTGGTGGCTACTCTCGTGGTTCTGTTCCTCCTCGTGAGACCCTTGCTCCTTCTAAGGGAGCATATGTTCCACCAAGCAGACGTAATCAACAACAACAGTAGTAAACCTACTGTCtataagaaaataaacCTGTCGACAATTAATTATTGTCGCAATTGGATATTGGAGTCAAGTCTTTACGATGCATTATCTAATGTCACAGCtgataaatttaaatgaacTAATGTGTTCTCCTATTGAAAGTTGTaagttcctttttcttACAAGGGTAGTTGGTTACTTTCATGCTATTGGAATTCATGAAAGCGGTTATGTGTATAAAAAGAGCCTTTTGTAGCTCTATTTAATAGATAATTATCGTTAACCtttgaactttttttaatttgtataATACTGCTTAAAGCTTGACTTGTTAATTGTAAATGTAGAACGATACTAATCGAATAAAGATGTTACATGTCAAGTTTATAAGCGACGATGAGTTTTTACAGTTGACGTTTCTGTAGTATGCATTTCTCATTTCAATAATTCTGAATACAACGAGTGAAGaaataattcattaattatTAGCAACGTGTTTTGTATTAGTACCAAAAAGGTTAAGCAgcttaaaatatttgtttaaagaCACTCAAAGTAAAAAGGTTTCTTGGTGAGAGGCACGACAATTTGTTACCGCAAATAGACTCTTCGCTAACCACCATGTTCAGAACGACCAAAAGTCGAGTAGTTGaaaagaatcaaaatttttctagTGCTAGTTTTGAGAGTTTAAGTTATCCTACGCGacttaatttttataagaaaCCTCCTGTCTCTGAAATAAGCATTGAAGAGTTTGAAACATGGGCAATAGACCGATTAGTTGGTATGctttccattttctttattattttctattcTTTTGGAGTAAGCTAACTATTTAGTTTTGGGTGAAATTGAGTCAGCAATGCTCCGCAATAAGACGAAAAATGAATTGAACGggattataaaaaagatactGGATAAACGTCTGCCGATGAGTAGCAACATGGCTAGGACTGTAAAAGGAAACTCCTTagatgaagaaagaaggaaaGATCATTATTCTCATTTCATTCTGCGCCTGGCTTTCAGCAGATCGTAAGTAAAAATGTGCTATATTTGAGTGCTGTCTGTCGAAAAATATCTCATTTAGACTTATAAATGCGTTCGCGTTATGGCATAAGTAGTAAATTGAACATAAAGTGGGTATCAATTTGCTGCTTCAGTTAAACAGAAAGCATTATATATATGAATACATTTAAACTTgcttttattcttttcctAACGCATTCATTAGTGATGAATTACGAATCAGGTTTTTAAGAGCTGAATCCACGTTATTTCGGTTTCGATTTGTGAATGAGGAAACCCGAGAACGTCAAGCGTTTATAGATAGTCTTGATTTTCAATGGGAATCTGTTTcacaagaagaaaaagacgttttttatgaaaagcTACAGGCTTCTTCTCAAAGAAATATAGAAAACGAATCTTTCTTCAAagtacctttttttaaagttccGGATTTAGTAGAACGAAGGGCTGTTTTCGTTCACAAGGGATACGCTTACGTACCATTTTCGGAACAAGTAAGTCTAGTTGTTGAAGAGTTTGaagaaaacttaaaaaaagcgCTTGAGTCTACCGCAAAATCTCTTCCTAGGCTTGATGAAGACGATCGTCTTTTGCCAATTCTCAACCATTTGAGTAAAGGATTCGTTGCTCCCGAGAGTTCAATAGTTGCTCCTAAATCTGGTGCTATTACTGCTGGACAAGTAGACAGTTTTGTTTCACATTTTCCATTATGCGCCAAACATTTACATGAAGTACTTAAGCGTGATAAGCATCTACGGCATTTTGGCCGTCTTCAATATGGgctatttttaaaagtatgaaacttattttttatgtagtaatttactaatttttcaGGATATTGGCCTTTCTGTCGACGAAGCTTTGGTCTTTTGGAGGAAAAGTTTTACAAATGTAACAGAAGACAAATTTAACAAAGAATATCGCTACAATATTAGACATACTTATGGACTTGAAGGAAATAGGAAAAATTACAAGGGTTATAATTGCCAGCAGATCCTTACAGGGCCTCAACTTGGTCCTGGAGATGCCCACGGTTGTCCTTATCGTACATATTCAGTAAATAATCTAGTGTCAGCATTGGCTTCCATGGGAATAGCACCGGATTCTGCCGGATGCCGTGAAGTTGTTGAGGCAGTTAAAGCGAGGCATTATCATATTGCGTGTACGCGTGTTTTTGAGCTTACTCATCCAAATGTCGGTTCGCTGGAGGAGAGCATTCACCATCCCttacaatattttcaaCTTAGTTTAGAATCATAAGCTAAGATACTTTTAGTTCACGATTATCATAACacatttcaatttttgtacAATAGGTATTGAACACTTTCAAAATACATTTCATAGCtataattcaaaaatctAATTACCGGCAGGCTGGTTATATAGATGAATAAGCATTGTTACTAATAAAAGGCAATAATACCAAATCAACGTAAAAAACAtgatatttaatttaaaaaacgtaattgaaaactttttaaatttatcatcaaaatgaaattgtcTAGCAATCTTCCGAACACTCAGTTCCGTAGAATAAATACGTTAACTTCAAACTACAAGTCTATTAACATATGAAAACGTTTGTATTTAATCTGAAGAGATGCAAGTAACAATCAAGATGTTCTTACAAACGTATATGGTTTTTTGAGACTAGCAGGATGTACTTCTGGGAATCtaatcatcatcatcaaatGGGTATTCAAAATCTTCAGGAGGAGAGGCCTCCTGTTCACCAGGCTCTGTATCTGCACTAGCAGGTACAGCGTCTCTATTCAGTTCAATTAAATCTGGAGCTTTATCAGACTCACGATCGATAAGCATAAGAACACCACCGGTAAATTTGCGAACCGGATAATAACGGCCATTAAGgttaaatgaaatatatgGAAGCTGAGCAGGAACAACCCGCGTGAAGTTCTCTAAAGTTTCAGACTTAggttcttcttttttagagTTGCCGTTGATGCTTATATCCtgacttttttcttcatccatTTCCATCGGAGTGGCCTCTTTCTCTTCAGTTGTCTTTTTGTCGATTTTCATTTCGTCATCATTTGAACCTTTACTGGCTTTTTCACGTTCAGCACGCTTGGCACGTGCTTGAGCTTTGACTGTAGTAGAGAGCACGGCAGTTTCAACTTTTTGGACCGTTTTAGCAGTGGGTTGTACGGACTTTGGAGGATAGGCAAACAGTTTAGGACGAacatttgaaataaaagaaaatttgggTGCATTCAAGTTTTTATCCAGACCTATCAGCGCAGTAGGTGAGAAGGAAAGAGACATAAAATGCGTGAGTGGAAACCAGTACCaatattgaagaaaaacagTTAATCCAACAATTGCAGACAATTTCAAACTACCAGTAGCTGTCTGAAGAGCAATAGTAACGTTACGACCGCCGGCATCAATAATACCTTGAGCCAATGTTGCGCCCAATTTAGCAAGCGCGTCTTCATGTTTTTCGTTGATGACTTGTTCAAAATGTTTTCGAATTCCAGAAACCTTACTATTCAATTGATCGTTGTGTTGAGTGAGAATCATTGCTTGAGCAATCATGGCACCTTGGCGAACAAAATCCGTTGCATCTTCAACAAGGCGGCTCAATAAATCTAGTGCAGCATTGGACCCCGAGTTTGCACAGGCAATTCCTAAAGCGATTGCACTACCATATCTAACATGAGGGTTATAACTATCAACGAGCAGCTCAACCGTTGAAATCAGAGCGTTAGGATCCTTGAAACAGATAAAACCTAAAGCACAAACTGCAGCACGACGAACATCATCATTGACATCACTAACTGAGATATGAAGTACGTCTCTAACTATTTTGCTATTGCTTGTACCACAATAAGCCAAAGCGGTAGCGAACATGCCTGCATAACGGAGAGTAGGGTCCAAATCATTATTCAGTTCTTTAATTATACCGTCAGCTTCTTGCTGACGTCCATAAACAATTAATGCAATACCGATGCCCAAACCTCGAATAATCTTCTCATGCTGCGTCTCATGTGCATACTGCAACATTTCATCAATGGCGGCAGAAGAAGCTGTACCAAGCATTATGAGACCCATGGATATACCAGCGGCAGACCCAGCCACGGCATTATCGTTAAAAAGGATAGTCTTAACAGATTCATAAAGGGTTTCGTCCCTACTAGCCATGCCCGTTAGGCCAATTCCAAGTAAGAGACCATACTGAACAATCTCATCTTCGGTATGTTTCAGTTGTTCGCGCAGATACTCAGTAACACCTCTTCCATGATTAGCATGAATCAACCCCATGGCATAGAAAGCACCACCTTCAGAATAAGTAGAGCTTGATGGCGCATCTTCTTCCGGCAGATAAGGACGAAGAATGTTCATAGCTTGATTATAATATCCTCGATGGATGACACCCAATGCAGCTGTTGCAGTAAATTTTGACCAGTTGTTGGCCTTGGATAACCAGGAAAGGTTGTCGCGGAAGAAACTATCCGAGGAAGTACCGAAGTTCATGAACGCATTGGCGAACGTAACTGCATTATGAAAAACCGAGTTCCTGGCTTCTAAAGAATCTTTCGTCCTGTTCAGAATAAGCATATCCGTATTGTTATGTgcatataaaaattcacGGTCATATTTAACGGTTTGTTCACCAGACAAAATTCGAATAATATAACCACAAGGAGAAGAATCCTCCTTTTTCGAATCAGCGTTAGCGTCCTCTTCGGAATTGGCCACAGAGGGAGAAGGAAGCAAATCCATCACactatttaaaaactctTGTGGAGCCGAATCTTCAAGATCAAAGGCTAATTGATACGCTGTCAATAAGCTTTTGTCATCGTTTTGAGAAGATagtttcattaaaagtttgGCTGCAACAGAGGCATCGTTCAAATGAACAACGCATTTTCCAACTGAGAAATAATCAGGTTCTGTTTCTGTCAGAAAAGAACTTAGTAATAGACGAAGTAAGCGGTTTCGGAATTCAATGTCTAAAACAACAGTCATTGCAAGTTCCAGTACATAAGGCTTTAAATCTGTCTCTTTGTCTGCATTTAAAATGTATTCAATAATGTCAAGTCGATGAGCCTCGATAGCAATTCCCAAAACATGTCTCCATTCGTTTTTAGCAtaacatttttgaaaaatgccCTCGACTACGCCACTTAGTCTCTCGTCCAAGGGGTCAGCCTTTGGATTTTTGTACAACTCTGCACTTTTATGAATAAACATATCAAtacatttgaaaattagTGTTTCTTTGTAATCACTATTTTTGTCATGCAAAAACTTTGGACCACTTGACAAGGCAAACAAAAGAGCCTCATCATATTCTCCAAGGtaataataaacttttGAGACTACCAAGGCTGCTAATTCGCGTTCAGGAAATGAATGGTCCTCATACATAACCTCAATTTTCGTAACATCATCCGATATTTCCGGCCATAATTGATCAATAAactcataaatttttagtaaagCATGTACTTGTAATTCTCGCTCTTGCTCGTCCAGCAGGGCCATCAAACCACCTATCAAAAGGATTAGTGAACATGATTTCtacattttttcattgtttaaCGCTCGACGTACCTGCTGACGTTATAATAGAGGTGTTATCAGAGTACACCATAGTCATTTCGACGAAACTAGACctgtttatttaaatcttACAAACTATATAACAGCAGGTGGTGTTTCGTTGTTGGTAAATACCCTGAACCGTTGTGCTTCATTCCACCAACACATTCGGTAAGGGTAGGGCACTTGTACCAATAAATGTTTCAGGTATATTAAATGTAATGCTATATCATGTTATCCACACCACACCACCTAAATAATATTCAGTATTA
This region of Schizosaccharomyces pombe strain 972h- genome assembly, chromosome: II genomic DNA includes:
- the rpn2 gene encoding proteasome regulatory subunit Rpn2, which gives rise to MTMVYSDNTSIITSAGGLMALLDEQERELQVHALLKIYEFIDQLWPEISDDVTKIEVMYEDHSFPERELAALVVSKVYYYLGEYDEALLFALSSGPKFLHDKNSDYKETLIFKCIDMFIHKSAELYKNPKADPLDERLSGVVEGIFQKCYAKNEWRHVLGIAIEAHRLDIIEYILNADKETDLKPYVLELAMTVVLDIEFRNRLLRLLLSSFLTETEPDYFSVGKCVVHLNDASVAAKLLMKLSSQNDDKSLLTAYQLAFDLEDSAPQEFLNSVMDLLPSPSVANSEEDANADSKKEDSSPCGYIIRILSGEQTVKYDREFLYAHNNTDMLILNRTKDSLEARNSVFHNAVTFANAFMNFGTSSDSFFRDNLSWLSKANNWSKFTATAALGVIHRGYYNQAMNILRPYLPEEDAPSSSTYSEGGAFYAMGLIHANHGRGVTEYLREQLKHTEDEIVQYGLLLGIGLTGMASRDETLYESVKTILFNDNAVAGSAAGISMGLIMLGTASSAAIDEMLQYAHETQHEKIIRGLGIGIALIVYGRQQEADGIIKELNNDLDPTLRYAGMFATALAYCGTSNSKIVRDVLHISVSDVNDDVRRAAVCALGFICFKDPNALISTVELLVDSYNPHVRYGSAIALGIACANSGSNAALDLLSRLVEDATDFVRQGAMIAQAMILTQHNDQLNSKVSGIRKHFEQVINEKHEDALAKLGATLAQGIIDAGGRNVTIALQTATGSLKLSAIVGLTVFLQYWYWFPLTHFMSLSFSPTALIGLDKNLNAPKFSFISNVRPKLFAYPPKSVQPTAKTVQKVETAVLSTTVKAQARAKRAEREKASKGSNDDEMKIDKKTTEEKEATPMEMDEEKSQDISINGNSKKEEPKSETLENFTRVVPAQLPYISFNLNGRYYPVRKFTGGVLMLIDRESDKAPDLIELNRDAVPASADTEPGEQEASPPEDFEYPFDDDD